Below is a genomic region from Amyelois transitella isolate CPQ chromosome Z, ilAmyTran1.1, whole genome shotgun sequence.
AGAATAGGTAAAGAAAAGGGGCCCGAAAATGGTAGTGCCTACAGGCCCATGACAGGGTTAATCCGGCTCTGAATGTGCCTATTCtgtaagtcgccttttaagacatttagATCGtcgggataggctaacaaactgggattcttttttaaggcgaacctgtcactatttgaatctcaattctatcattaagtcaaacagctgaacgtggccattcagtcttttcaagactgttggctctgtctaccccgcaagggatatagacttgaccatatgtatgtatgtatgggatagagatggaaGATTCTAGTTAAAGAGTTACATATCTATAATCATTCCCCAAACGACTAAGTTTATTACAGTGGAGacaatttgtatgaaaaaagaTTTTGGACTAAACcgctaaaccgattttgatgaaaattgaTTGCATGACGGTACCTcctgattttaaaaaaagttcaaatcaaactaaaCATTTAAACTAAGTATGTATATGGGTTCCATTATGCCATTTGACTTTTGACTAAGGAATTTACTAACAACAACGAACAAACTAACAGCTATagacaataaaaattgtagtGACCATGACCTTCACGACAATAGCTCACAAACAGCCAACAGATTCGACTCAATTAGCCAATAAagccattttaaaataaataaaaaccaatcAGATTTTCTCTTCTAATGTCACATTTGTTTTAACCAATAGGCGATCAACGTCTTGTTCTTTAAATTTGACAtctgtcaaataaaataaccttTTCTTTTCACGACGCATCCTACCTACCTCTAGAATTCGAACGAAATTGAGGAATTTAagggctattttttttaacatcgcTACCTGATTTTTAACGAACCGAATTTTTTGTCGTGTACCCACAACTTACCTGCATAATTTGAAAGCATGGCGATCCCATATTCATAAAGCATTCTCATCTCAACCGTGATAGTTGTTAGCAAAGAAATTATCGCTGCGCAATTTTGTGAAGCTTTAATTTATAGATTGTgccgaaataaatataatcatggAAGAGAAAGTCAGGTATAATGACCAggacaaattaaaattgttgaaatttattaaagtacTTTGCTTGGAAATATCACAGGTTGTTGTGGAAAGTAGGAACGGTAGGCTGGTTGTTGCTAACAAGAACCTATCTTCGGAAAAATTTGtaagtttctttattttatttattttccatttagatagataaaaacgtTTATTCAGTTGCTACAGACACAAAATACAGagttaaacaaaacattataaaaacacaGTTGAGATGCATTTGCGTGCTGCAGCAAGTAGAAAAGGTCATAACTCAGCGGAATTTTTGCACTAACTGAAGTGCaaaacgctgattttcagttatcacCATTGAAGTGGGTGCGGTGCGGTGCATAATTTATAAccataaattgtaaaatgcCAAGGATCTATGCAGAAATCATTCCTATTGGAAatgtatgtagtctctgcctacccttccgggaaagagacgtgattttgaTTTTGGTATTTAATATGTACCATGTGCTCAGCGACAGTCTACAAAGCTTTGCGAGTTTTTTTACTTATCTTTTCTTTGTCTGTATTATCTTGTTTTACTATCTACTGTTACAGCTAGAATTATTTGTCTTTAacttttgttacttaaatgataattttactAATAACCACTACTAGGTCTGGTTTGATTCAGATTTTTGTGTAGGGTAGTGTGAAAAGAAATGCTTACAtgtaaatcttaaaaagaacctatgttttttgttcaattcaatgccattacaaaaaatgatGTGTTTTGTAcggttttttattaatataaacacaaaatttcTTGTAAGGAATCGTGAGCCACAAAATAATATCCACCTACCCCACATTGCTATTGCCATATTTcagttattcatatttttcacaTCATAATGTATGCCCGACTGCATCCTCAGCTGTTGGTCAGATTCAGAGCACGCTGACATATTGTgcttgttatttaaaaaattgattttaaaaaattatgtaaaataatatattgtgaAGAGGACTTGTCTTTGGCATTTTCTCTAATATGGCTGCTGTGACTGCTTGGTACCCACAAAACAGTGTGAAAGTTACATGatatgacaaaaaattaacCAATGCCTaaacaaaatctttaataTACCTAGTAGTTGTTACTGGTTTGTTCTTCTCAGCATACCTACCTCccatttaatgttttatttaggGAGACCTAAATAAAATGTGCTGATGATGCCaagttattcttattttctcaTGTTGCCCACAGTTTCCacattcaaatcaaaaaaaaaatcaattaaatttataaattatacataatataatgtaaattagAAAGTACAAACTATATGGAATATTGTTTTGAAACTACCCTCAGGcaggatatataaaaaaaaacaacagttGAAGAGAATAAATGAGACAATATAAAGTTTAGTGGTCCTAATCAAATTTGAAAGTAACCTTTCTAACAAAATAGACCTGAGCCAATAGAGTTTCCATGTTGGGTTCGTGTCAGACCGACAAatcatttatgtatttgttttaagaAACATTTTCGTTGTCCTCAAAATGTTCAAAAAAGAAACtgctgtttatatttattatatatttaaataggttTAATACATGTgactcgtttttttttctagttttGCTTAACTTCCCCTGAGGACTCGAAAGTGAACAAAGAAACCGTAGATGCGCTCAAAGAGGAGGGAGTATTAACGTCTCTTGAAAAAACAATGTGTATAGATGTGTCTTTGAGGACTAATGATGGTGAGGGTATGTTGTTAGAAGTATGGACTTTAAAGTTAATTCCGGACAAAGAACCTACTGATATGGGACTAGCACTACAAACAATTTACTATAGGATGGGAGTCATGCTAAAATCAGCCCTTACCATCTCTAGGGTAACACCAGCTTATAAACTATCAAGGAAACAACACAAGGAAAATTACACAATATCGCACAAAATATACAGCGGGGagccaaatttaaatttattaggtaagcactttttaaattttttctttagtGTTTTATtcttagaaagttttaaatgtaattaaatctatactaagatttaattacattttgaatTAGAGAATCACTCGTGTCTAAACAAAACACAATGTTTTAGGTGAACaatacaaagttataaaaataagtgaaCTGAAGACGGTGTCGGGGACAATTGTCTTCCAAGTGGTGCACCGAATGAAAATGACGATAGTACAAGAAAATCAACTCAAACCAGCCGTGCCCGCGGCGAAGCCCGAGGCAGCGAGTCCCGCCACTgagatcatggtcaaaagcgaTCACTTCGTCACGGAAAGTCCCAAGTaagttcattaatttattacagcGGCCAGTCACAGTTTCGCTCGTGGATACAAAGCCTATGACATCACAAGTtgctatacatttttaaaagaaatattgtgatctgttcagtagttccgAAGATTCCTAATACACAAAGTGACAAACTATCTGACAGCTATATGTTAGTTTTTATGCATAGAATTTTCTAGAGGCATATATCCAAATATgaaatatcttatttttattttgtaccacTCACAATTTTGGTTTTTGCAGGAGAGCGCAGACAGACAAGAAGGAAATCGACTTGTCCAAACCGCTGACTAGGGGCGCTTTTGTGGACGAGGTCAAAATTAGGGAACTGCACGATGCACTAAGCCAGCAATTGCCTCCGGAACCTCCCATGACCTGGCTTTTAGCAGAAAACGACAAGTTGGCACAggtcattttatattttattcttaaataataCACAGCCGAAcaaggcctatcagtcttttgaagattgttgactctgtctaccccgcgagcgataaagacgtgactatatgtatatatgtatgaacaaTAATCTTAAAATCTAAACATTCATTGACATCCATATCCatacttttaaaacaattgtatttttgtttgtaagaaataatctcactttgatgaaatttggaaaaaCATAGACATGATGAATCTTTTAAGAGACATTCTTTTATTTCTCAGAATTCCAACGGGAACGCaccatatttctttaattccTTATTACCCGAACAGGAGAACATTAActcaaacttaaaaaaaaattaaaaaaaccttcACTAAATCGGTTAATGGTTTTCACATTTTGTTACCTGAATTTGCCTTTTATAAGTACTAAAACTAGAAATCTTTACAGAAAATGAAGGAACTGACAACAGCCGAGACGGCGTCCACTTCCGATGGGCCGTCAACGTCCGCAGCCGCGGCAGCCGCTGACAGAGCTTCGACGTCTGACGCTGGCGAGAAGCCGGGCTGCAGCTCCGAAGCCGCCTCGTCCAACAACCGTGTTGCGAGCAAGGCCATCGAGGTGCCCAGAGCGAAGAATGGAGACAAGTATTCTAGTCTTATGGTGAGTCGGACCTTTTTTACGGTGAATTACATTTTTAGAAACACaaatccgtgtggttcccggcacaaataaaaaaaagaataggaccactccgtctcgttcccatggatgtcgtaaaaggcgactaagggataggattataatcttgagattcttcttttaggcgattggctagcaacctgtcacttttatttgaatctcaattccatcataaagccaaacagctgaacgtggcctatcagtcttttcgggactgttggctctgtctaccccgcaagggatataaccgtgattatatgtatgtatgtacggtcgcgttcataattgcagtcatagttcgcaaaactttatagcttgcaccgctgctatcactcacacattcacacaaataacacaataaacaacaagcggtgaaacgttgggtaacgcgccatcaagaagagggtagtgtaaaaagtcgaccgcgcagCGGCCGTCGGCCGCtaataatcaacacagcgacagccACACAgtggagatccatggtggaacagtacgaaaataatggcttcataccgaccagaatatttgcggaacagttcgacacattagtggttactgttcgttgagtttgcatcgtgagggactacaccacagacagccagcaagaaagccgtatttatccgaaataaataagcaaagacgtttagaatttgctgggcagtatttggattttacCTGGAaagaagcgatatttacggacgaaaagttcgtttatgtcatcactacacggtaggcttcatttatggcgaagaaatgcaactcggtatgaagaaaaaaatattgtgccaaatatggagtctggacacatatctgtaaatatgtggggctggatgagtgctgctggacctggggaacaggtgtggatagcaggacgcgctacagctgctcattatgtgcaagtgctggaagaaaccatgttaccaactgtgcggtatatttatccgattgatgatatgccaacaatatcatttgtgccctgtgcatcgagtccatatagtgcgtgaaaggttctgccagtttatattaaaactactaattacttagatagtatttaaggacagcttcaatatcttttctttatgaaaacgaataattaagctgtaaccttaataacatgagataagtagatgatacaattagtgtaatatgctgtatgtatagctttatataatcatcaatatgtaaacaaaactacaggtaaactgtttcaataaaatttactaattttaattattgaatgttttattttctccctcttgtttaatatttcttgctgatttccatGTTTGAAGACAACTTTCCgtgtttgtaattcttagatatcagttagttagtcagtcagttacttagttcaaatggcaccttgaaacattaaaaattgtcagtaacacaattttttttttaataggcagaaaaaatccttgaataacttcgaaatccaagtaacgctagtaactagaacaagcgagtgtgagcaagcgagattatctaatatatcttagatctcacttgctcacacaagtaataaaattgctacccaataactttcaaaggaaccactacctatgttagggtcgtgtgcagataaactttcaaccttattgaaatgtcataagtctggcagtcgcaggcttccctctataggcaaatcttatgcaaataatgagagacgacgatatctcgatcgacaattatcgggcccagttcggccatcgttgattaccgtctctttctgttttgttatgttatatgtcatagaataataaactgttttacttggtaatcattggtattaaagaccgtattcatttgatggaatatttattctttttaaatatgcatgtgtgtgtatctattggatccacagtgcacgctattttaacccgtaagaattttaaaactatgactgcagatatgaacgcgatcgtacatttttttgtggtTTCGGGtagtatagaatagaaccatatccttcccgtggatgtctaaaaaggcgactaagatataagcttataaacttagattcctcttgtaggctagtgcaacctgtcactgtttgaatcatacggctgagcgtggcttacaattctttttctagactgttggctctgtctaccccgcaaggaatgtatgtatgtacattttcaTCAAATCCTGGCTTGACTAGGAGTCTTTAGGAACACATATCATTGTCGCCAATGGTTTCAGAACTGAAGTCTCTGTAGACCGGAAATAGTGTAAATTCAATCATCAATCAACAATACGATTAAACTACAACAACTTACTAGTACTTCTACAAAATGGAATCTCATCGCATATTTAATTGCAGGACTTCGCGTTCGCGGACGGCAGCCCAATGGCGGAGCTGGCCAACTTCTACCACGAATGCGTGCAAGCTAGATCTGTGAGCGACGAGTGGACAGACTTGGCTGGGGAGATCTCCCAGTCTACAGACTCCGACTCACTGTCCCAGCAGCTCAAGATGTTCGAGGACGCGGTACCCGAATTTGATAGCATGGTCGCTTCCATGATGAGCAACTCTGAGAACTCCGAAGATTAGATCTGTAATGCTAGAACATTCTAGAATTTAAGAGAACCGTGGACTGTTTAATTGTCGCTTTAAACTTAGGTTACGTTCTGAGTTTGTCGTTTTAGTTGTACAACGTCAAATGACTGGTGGTTGATTTTGTTCTATCGATCTGAAAATCGATTGAAGATTTAATCAATCTTTTTTAGCTCGAGGCTTGACTCCCTTAGGAATTTCTAATATTCCTTCCTTAGCGGAtgtctttataataattgttttatgttaCGAAATTGACTCTGCGTTGATAAATATATCAGTcgccttaaaaataaacgaatatatttttttttaatggagaAATTAGGACTGTGAATGTTGTGACGTTTAGGTAAAACTAACAACCATTATATGACtagtttaacaatttttaagagTTAAGCTAAAGATacgagatccagcaagtagccTTGGTGTGCGCCGGAGTAGACCAAAGGCGAAGGCACGGGGCGCGATATACGACTTCCGCACGTCACAATGTTCATGGCGCGAAAATGGGATATCAAATAAGTCTATATTTTCATTGCTTCGTAAAACCTCTTTACTCTAGGAAACAACACTTTCTATCTAATTTTCGGTCACTTCAACTACAAGaatgcaataaatttttaaaagtaaattttatcatttgacGAAGCTAAAGTAGCTAATTATATTTGCAATATTAGTTTATAGGTGACTTTACTTGAAATAAGCTGACGTTGCTTCCTTGatgttaatacatattttatcctGCGACTTTcagaaattttactttaattgaCGTTATTGATTTTATCCTATGACACAACTGAAAAATTCGCGAATTCCCATTTTAGATAGAAAGTAATTTCCTAGAGAAAGGGAGGTGGAGGAGGACTGAATTGACTTTTTTCTATTCCCCGCCAAAGCGCATTTGTCCAAAAACTTCAGTTAATACTAATAGAACGTCGATAGTGTTACTGGGATAGTGTGACTACCAACACTAATAACaccaaatgtaaaaaataaaacaactcttggtacatttgtttttacagGCCCGACATTATGCTACATCTTTAAGTATATGCCGAAAATAAAATGCCGGTAAAGGAGCGATTTTGAGTATAAGTATGCATGTATTtgagtgtatgtatgtgcgtgTGGGTGTGTATGGGTATGTATGCATTTGAGTGTCAGTATAGAATGTgggtgtgtgtgtgcgtgtgtatgtgtgttcCTGTGTAtttggatgtatgtatgtgatttttatgttaatctatacttatagaGTCGTACGACTTtgccaatttaatttaaacgagatatattttatatttatcctCACGTACCTTTTATTATAGACGTCTTTAAAGTCTCCCGTTACCTTCCGGAAAAAATCCTTTATTGGCAGATCAGTGAGTGAATTGGTGTTTTTCATTTCTTGTCTAAACATCGATAACATATTGTTTAAACATCGATAACATTTACAACATACCTATTATAAAGTATTAACTACAAATGTATCaagttaagtttatttttaatgtctatTTGCAATGAGAATTAATTGCAATTCAGTAcaaaattgaagaaaaaaagaaaattacaacAGTATCTTTAGAACATCATAAATGGAAGGAACATTAGAGATAAAACCTTAGATTAAATATGTAGTGACTAGTTTCATTACTTTATTGAAACATAGTCTATAGCTAGTCCAGCTATATGCGATGCgaattaaatcatttattatctTCTAATGATTTGTAGAAATAAGCACAAAATATATCCTATTCTCTGCCTATTCCATAGAAGAACTGGTgtgataattatgtatgtatgtaagtacaaagtatcttaattaaattcatgACTTTGAGAATAGTATCTTTGACCTTTTGTAATTGATGTAACAtaatgttttgaaatattcattataagattttaaataatttatttcatgtgTATGTTCTGAAGTTTTGGCCCCATTTTGTAGGTAGTAAATTTCACATTGATTTATGCTAAACATACCTGACTTGATCTCGATTCCATAGAAATTTCCTAAACCTCTGCGTAGGTGTAAGTGGTTTTAGGCGTACCTATTGTCCAAAATGTAAAACATCTGAACATTTTCGACATACGAAATCCTGCCAATATTCCGAATCGTCGGTCCATTTTATATGAAGCAGTTAGTGGGGCCAAAATGCACCTACATCATCATCTGTACAAAATTCTATAGAATCATTGTAAATGACATTGGcctatttatgtatgtgaataGAATCGTGATGTGATGAATATGACATGTGTGATATCAATCAAAGTTAGCTATGTTGAATTGTATAACTTTAtcgaattatatgtataacctGTCAGGTGTTTCcataaaaggaaattataataatatcatgatttattttaaaattacaattaatttattgaaatcatGCAAATTTGTGCccattttcaattataataagctttttatttaatttacggGTAATTCGATAAGCATTTATACATGGTTACCcccaatttaattaataatgtatgtagaCGAGCCTCTGAATATCTTCTGAATTTTTGATGTGGTAATCTATTACTGTATGATAAATTTaggagaaatatatattttatttcaaatgattGTGCTCAAATATAAACGCTTAGTtacataaaagtattttaaaattccagATTGTATTCCTCatcgtaaaattaaattaatcagtcatattttcattttaatctaaattaagTATTCTCACTGAAGATTTTGctggaaaaattaatttcaactttAGCATGTGCAACAAGGCGcaaaaagtttcaaaataaagtaggcgatatatttttatacatttataaaaaatattgatttatattaGGCTCTGTATGTTCCGCTTTTTCTTGTTCTTAATCAAGTTAAGCTCTAGTGTTAAAATAATCTATGAAAATTGAGTCTATATtatcataaattatattcaaatatacAAACTGTTGTATATGCCATCTAGCtaggaaattattttaaacaagagTTCCAATAGTCTGTATTAGTTCACCTCctataaaaacaattgaagCTTGTGAGCGCAGCGGTTCGAATTAACTAAAGCTGTTATGTATGATGCGAGGTCTTCTTTCTCTCTTCTCTTTGCAGTTGACCACAGAGTAAAGGGGTGAGGGAAGTCTATACATATTGCATGTCAGCTTCCGTGAATCGATCCTGAGCCCCCTTGTTCATGACCGTTGACAagaatcattaatataatacatgTTCTATCAAGGTTCGTGAATAAGCCCTTCATATCAAGCTCCGAATCCTAAATTGTAGCCAGACTGTGTATGATGTCCAATGTCACTATCACTTCGGCAATCATAGTCGGAGGCGtaacaaaatgtatttacaaatttatagtAACATGTTTAAAcaagaattataattaaaaataattatttatagtcgCGCCGTTCGCGGTATTAATTAAATCTGAACGCTTTATACTAAAAACAATAGCCGACATTCCGTCCACTTGGAAAACCGCAAATCTGGACTAGGTTTTAATTAGTTTGACAGTGGACAGCGTTAAGGCTTTGCGTTTAATTTACTGTGCGACTATAAAAccagtttattattatttagccATAATGTGTTCAACGGCTAGACAGAGTAGGTAAtctcaaatattataaactctgttaatattgcattaaaatatttgtacttattaCAACCATTATCTCTCtattgttgaaaaatatagTGAACTTTTAAACATCGTTTGATCATATCAAATGTAATTCCTATATTTAATTGTCCATtagatatttcaaaataaatctacttcaaacaatataattaccTGTCGCAAGTCTGCCAGAGTCTCTGATAACCCCGTAATACATGGGATATGAGTTGCCCAACTCCAAATTTCATTTTGGTTGCATGTTATCATTAAGAGTGCCTTATAGTCATCAGTTtgattttcttataatttttagtGATAAAAGTgccaagatttttatttttataatacgtcattaggtatttttttaagatactcaaatcaaaatgaaatgcattaatgtttaaaaaaaggtagGCTAATActtgtttcattatttctaGAATAAAGTGATGTAATAGGTAACAACACTATgctattattacaaataaattaaatattgtgtacatgtgttttttttctacacTCACTGCGGCCTTtccatataatttaatttgacaaaATCATTAGACGATTGCTGAGTATGATTCCCGTTCCGATCATAGAATCGAAAATTGTCTTACCTATGACACGGcttttaatatgtattgtaattgaaaaaaactatgcttaaattaatatttattgaggaaATCAATCATAGTATTATGAAGGAGAATGCATAAACATAGGCATagtacacattcaggcaacagGATTCCTCTGCTTAGGCTGCATATGTCACCGGGAGGGTGTTAGGTGAAAACCAGCTTAATTCCAGAGAGGAAGATGATATTGACATTCGTCAGGAAGATATAATAATGTAGTCTTAAAAAGTATTGCTTCCTGGGCCGCaaagttaaaacaaaagttttttgCGTCCAGCCGCACCCGAGGCGTAACCTCGCGAGGCATTCGACATCACGACGATGGAGGATAGTCTGCCCTTGGCCTTGATTGGTTTTTCTTTTGGATGCTATACACCTTCACGTATTGTCCAGTTATATTCTGAAAGAGAGTATCATAATATTGAATTGAGATCGAAGCGAGTAAGGCTCCCCTCACACTGGCAGCCTTTTGAGTGTCGTAGTCTAACTAGCGCGTACGCAGCGCGCATCTACCTGTTTGATGTATACTTCTAATTCGACGCTCGAAAGACGCCCAAGACAATTTTTAACTGCCTTCATaaaggtggttctcagttcgacctgtatgtatggaatgtatgtttgtcaacCATTTTCTTGCGTTCAGTGtatcgattttgatgcggttttcaggtcAAATGTATAGCGTTTGTTACGCTTattagattaaattaatttaacccACTTccaaaaaggaggatatcgattggaggcggttctcatattacaaaagttatattcaaattaatttgtgGTTCACATTATTTGTGACATGTTTTgtcaaattgttaaaaaaatattcagaatGAGAACTATGCTTCATTTTGATGAAGCATAGATTAATAACTTAATGATAACTGAAGATTTTTAGCAACTTCAAAAAGAACCTACTTAGATATAATCAGGTACAAACAATGTCTATTTACATTTTCTACGGGCAAAGACTATCCGAAAACTGTCTCACCTGGTCATCCAACTTTGGCCAGaaagtcttcaagactgtatGCTGCATAGCTTTAGCGGATATCGACCTGCGGTGATGGGCCCTCACGGCTTCGTACAACAGCGTATGCGCAATACATTGGCGGTCGGCGGACCTCGCTACACAGCGGACCTCCCGGAGTGCGTCCAGGGCTATGTTAAGTCGAACTCGCCCTAGGAATGCGTAGAGGGAATACTCCTCTTCTTGTTCCTGTAATTACGACATTGAATTCAATAgcatcttttaaattttaaattgtgccCAATATTCTGAGATATTTAAGCCGTTTGAGGCGTAACTAAGTGGTCACGATTTTCACATGTTGGAATAGTCCTTTCATTGTACTTAATTagttaaggacgtcctggtaaagggtcaggtcaaagtacctacccgaaaccgccgagcttacatgaagagagttatgaatgtggatgaagcgaaggaagtatgcagagatcgtggcaaatggaaagaggtagtctctgcttcccctccgggaaagaggcgtgattttatgtacgtatgtatgtatgttgtactTTATTGAATCACAGTAGATACCTTTTTGCGATCTCTTTCTATGACGTCCTCCTGCTGGCGCTTCACCATCAATGCCCAACTCCTGTcaggaattttgaaaaaatgttattacatatacctacttaaaagaaccaacagtctcaaaaagactgaaaggccacgttcagctgtatggcttcatgatgaattaagattcaaatagtgacaggttgctagcccatcgcctacaagaggaatcccaagtttataacataaacctatcctttagtcgccttttaccacatccataaGAAATATATGTAGTGGTTCTATTGTAAACTGGCGGAAACCACATACACTATAAacagaaatatattattatcctCGAGAAAAACAATGCCGTTGTATCCCGAAACTGAACACTAGGAAAAACTAGGGAAACTGAACACACCTACCTAAACTCTTTTCCATAGAAGACGCAAAAGGCGAATAATCACCTCCATCATCAGTAAGTCTCCATCACAACTAAAGAACGAACGTGCTCCGACGCCGATTCCAAAAGATAATGCTTTTTAAACTAAAGCAGAGAGCTACCAATCTGACAATAACTGAATCTCGCCATACAGAAGAGTGGCGGAacgctttttaaaaaaataggtaaaactGTAGGTAGACTggacaaacatttaaaacacaaGTGCATATAAGATCAGCTTTAAGCTACTAgtgtatgaataaataaataaaggtataaaa
It encodes:
- the LOC106130607 gene encoding autophagy-related protein 13 homolog isoform X2: MPRIYAEIIPIGNFCLTSPEDSKVNKETVDALKEEGVLTSLEKTMCIDVSLRTNDGEGMLLEVWTLKLIPDKEPTDMGLALQTIYYRMGVMLKSALTISRVTPAYKLSRKQHKENYTISHKIYSGEPNLNLLGEQYKVIKISELKTVSGTIVFQVVHRMKMTIVQENQLKPAVPAAKPEAASPATEIMVKSDHFVTESPKRAQTDKKEIDLSKPLTRGAFVDEVKIRELHDALSQQLPPEPPMTWLLAENDKLAQKMKELTTAETASTSDGPSTSAAAAAADRASTSDAGEKPGCSSEAASSNNRVASKAIEVPRAKNGDKYSSLMDFAFADGSPMAELANFYHECVQARSVSDEWTDLAGEISQSTDSDSLSQQLKMFEDAVPEFDSMVASMMSNSENSED
- the LOC106130607 gene encoding autophagy-related protein 13 homolog isoform X1 produces the protein MEEKVRYNDQDKLKLLKFIKVLCLEISQVVVESRNGRLVVANKNLSSEKFFCLTSPEDSKVNKETVDALKEEGVLTSLEKTMCIDVSLRTNDGEGMLLEVWTLKLIPDKEPTDMGLALQTIYYRMGVMLKSALTISRVTPAYKLSRKQHKENYTISHKIYSGEPNLNLLGEQYKVIKISELKTVSGTIVFQVVHRMKMTIVQENQLKPAVPAAKPEAASPATEIMVKSDHFVTESPKRAQTDKKEIDLSKPLTRGAFVDEVKIRELHDALSQQLPPEPPMTWLLAENDKLAQKMKELTTAETASTSDGPSTSAAAAAADRASTSDAGEKPGCSSEAASSNNRVASKAIEVPRAKNGDKYSSLMDFAFADGSPMAELANFYHECVQARSVSDEWTDLAGEISQSTDSDSLSQQLKMFEDAVPEFDSMVASMMSNSENSED